From a region of the Paenibacillus sp. R14(2021) genome:
- a CDS encoding ABC transporter substrate-binding protein, translating into MKKKFLRLGITLLLLTSFSTACSSLGVKDEAKPKTNTADTSASNGNESVKLRIMWWGSQARHDATLKMLDLYTKKHPNVTFEPEYSGFDGYLDKLSTEAASKNAPDIIQMDAAWLADWNARGQLSDLSTGININDVDPKLLETGEYNGKLTAVPLGGNAWGMIYDKSALEKLGIAPPKDGWTWEDYFSMGEKIKSMLGKDQYPFKDGTADSTLYANYQLSKGKGWPITQEGKFNYDKATWLEYANTFADLRKKGIVPPPDVQLADIDLDPTQDMLIKGQLIFKGMHAAQVSAYESLKPNSIGVAAIPKAEQPGGWLKATFYFSVNQDSKYKEEAKKFIDWFINDPEATEIDGTTRGIPISNNIVSVMKPKFNQGDQLTVEMIDMTAKSSQAFNPGAPGWADFGKEESDIKQQLMFGKITPEQAYDELAKAAKKYEK; encoded by the coding sequence ATGAAGAAGAAATTTCTGCGGCTCGGAATTACGCTGTTACTATTAACCTCGTTTTCTACCGCCTGCAGCTCCCTAGGCGTAAAGGACGAGGCGAAGCCGAAAACCAATACGGCAGACACTTCCGCTTCAAACGGGAACGAGTCAGTCAAGCTTCGCATTATGTGGTGGGGGTCCCAGGCAAGACATGATGCGACGCTGAAAATGTTGGATTTGTATACAAAAAAGCATCCGAATGTCACGTTCGAACCCGAGTACTCCGGATTCGATGGCTACCTCGATAAATTATCGACCGAAGCCGCATCCAAAAACGCTCCCGATATCATTCAAATGGACGCCGCTTGGCTCGCCGATTGGAATGCACGCGGTCAATTGTCGGATTTATCCACGGGCATCAATATCAATGATGTCGATCCGAAGCTATTGGAAACCGGAGAATATAACGGAAAATTGACAGCGGTTCCGCTCGGGGGCAATGCATGGGGCATGATTTACGATAAATCGGCGCTCGAGAAACTTGGCATTGCTCCGCCGAAAGACGGGTGGACTTGGGAAGATTATTTCAGCATGGGCGAGAAGATCAAATCCATGCTCGGCAAAGACCAATATCCTTTTAAAGACGGCACGGCGGACAGTACGCTGTATGCGAATTATCAACTGAGCAAGGGCAAAGGCTGGCCGATTACGCAAGAAGGGAAATTCAACTATGATAAAGCGACTTGGCTGGAATACGCGAATACATTCGCCGACCTCCGTAAGAAAGGAATCGTGCCGCCCCCGGACGTACAGCTAGCCGATATCGATCTGGACCCGACCCAGGACATGCTTATCAAAGGACAGCTGATTTTCAAGGGCATGCATGCGGCGCAAGTCTCAGCTTACGAGAGCCTGAAGCCAAACAGCATCGGGGTTGCGGCGATTCCAAAAGCTGAGCAGCCCGGAGGATGGCTGAAGGCAACCTTCTATTTCTCCGTCAATCAGGATTCGAAATATAAAGAGGAAGCCAAGAAATTTATTGACTGGTTCATTAACGATCCCGAAGCCACGGAAATCGACGGAACTACCAGGGGCATTCCCATTTCAAACAATATCGTATCTGTGATGAAGCCAAAGTTCAATCAAGGCGATCAACTGACGGTGGAAATGATCGACATGACAGCCAAGAGTTCACAAGCCTTCAATCCAGGAGCGCCAGGATGGGCAGACTTCGGCAAAGAAGAAAGCGATATTAAACAGCAGCTCATGTTCGGAAAAATCACGCCGGAACAAGCTTACGACGAACTGGCCAAAGCCGCAAAAAAATACGAGAAATAA
- a CDS encoding response regulator, protein MWKIAIVDDDRSVLRGLKSMIPWDELGAELAGEGMDGRDGLEIVRTSRPDIIVTDIYMPDMDGIEMIHSLRREGYEGKIIIHSGYNDFEYARQALRLNVEDYLSKPISLQTLHTVLTRAIHDLQLTRLPSPSIGLVKWHRHLREAILTSQEKRAQQIIDDFLRQIDEQGVLAPSTLRRFGIECWTMVTYALNEAGLPLDEMFPPALIHEEINAIMKPDDFRCWIADKISSICRSRSFGDKHKETVDFIIQYIQQHYFEEVTLTELAEKVFISRNYLCDIFKKTTGETFHGYLTRVRMENAKHLILVGKLHIYEIAQKVGYKNVSYFSTVFKKYFSGVSPTDIHKH, encoded by the coding sequence ATGTGGAAAATTGCGATTGTCGATGACGACAGGTCGGTACTCAGAGGGTTGAAATCTATGATCCCGTGGGATGAGCTAGGTGCCGAGTTAGCGGGCGAAGGAATGGATGGTCGGGATGGGTTGGAAATTGTCCGCACGAGTCGGCCCGACATTATCGTAACCGATATATATATGCCGGACATGGACGGAATCGAGATGATTCATTCCCTCCGGAGAGAAGGGTATGAAGGAAAGATTATTATTCACAGCGGCTATAACGACTTCGAGTATGCTCGTCAGGCGCTCCGTTTAAATGTGGAGGATTATCTATCCAAGCCGATCTCGCTGCAAACGCTGCATACCGTTCTCACAAGAGCAATCCATGACCTGCAGCTTACGCGCCTTCCGAGTCCTTCCATTGGCCTGGTGAAATGGCACCGGCATTTGAGAGAGGCGATTTTAACCTCGCAGGAGAAACGGGCGCAACAAATTATAGACGACTTCCTGCGCCAGATTGACGAACAGGGTGTCTTGGCCCCGTCCACTCTTCGGCGGTTCGGCATAGAGTGCTGGACGATGGTCACGTATGCGTTGAATGAAGCTGGCCTCCCGCTCGATGAGATGTTCCCGCCCGCGCTTATTCACGAAGAAATAAACGCTATCATGAAGCCTGACGATTTCCGCTGCTGGATCGCCGATAAGATCTCTTCGATTTGCAGAAGCCGAAGCTTCGGTGACAAACACAAAGAAACCGTGGACTTTATCATCCAATACATACAACAGCACTACTTTGAGGAGGTCACGCTGACTGAGCTGGCCGAAAAAGTATTCATATCGCGAAACTACCTATGCGATATTTTCAAAAAAACAACCGGCGAAACGTTTCACGGTTACCTGACGCGCGTGCGAATGGAAAATGCGAAGCATCTGATTCTAGTAGGAAAGCTTCATATTTACGAAATTGCCCAGAAGGTAGGGTATAAAAACGTATCGTATTTTAGCACCGTGTTCAAAAAATATTTCAGCGGGGTCAGTCCGACGGATATCCATAAACACTAA
- a CDS encoding sensor histidine kinase, producing the protein MYNPLKVFRWNRIFFACFAGSIFILTLIITWISYTVSSQELSKTTSYYQQALLTELSKKLVIQLNAIEQISLSTTLNMDFLDYLSYNGDDYTRHKKINDTLQYLTNIANSVSSIFSIHLYIEHPVLSDWQRPVQFYNFSRLQKESWYPAVKTTDFTWIGEHTIDTFQGQVSVLSFARKIYSSKDEYKGLIVINVKASAIRSLIQAGSDSANRMLFNSGGNLLVGVGQPIAENISTYIKDPISGAGSLRIDAKNHQRYLLAWSKMFNSDWTLTEITPWRKVTSGSFKLAKLLLLIGLSTILITIAISLSISRQLLKPLRILVQAMGIYAFDSTKVFLPDDYRNEFGYLFNSYRRQMERIDELYKALEVQHSRQREAEVKALQANINPHFLYNTLDQINWMAMQEGQHKISNILELTGQMFRIGLSNGESLIPIADELRHVECYLRIQQLRWEEGLDYEVRVPESLMTSLIPKITLQPFVENAILHGFHGRSSGFILIEAFSSDSGITIRIMDDGRGFQVNGPENRKKVKGGYGIRNVRERIDALFGRSFGVTIESAFNSGTVISVSIPLLSQPTTSS; encoded by the coding sequence ATGTACAACCCTTTAAAAGTTTTTCGCTGGAATCGCATATTTTTTGCCTGCTTTGCCGGATCTATTTTCATTCTGACGCTTATTATTACTTGGATTTCTTATACGGTTTCATCCCAGGAATTATCGAAAACCACATCATACTATCAACAAGCGCTGCTGACCGAATTAAGCAAAAAATTGGTGATCCAACTGAACGCGATCGAACAAATCTCGCTCTCCACAACGCTCAACATGGATTTTCTCGATTATCTCTCGTATAACGGAGACGATTATACCCGCCACAAAAAAATTAACGATACGCTGCAATATTTGACCAATATTGCAAATAGCGTTTCAAGCATCTTCTCCATTCATCTCTACATCGAGCACCCGGTTCTTTCCGACTGGCAAAGACCCGTGCAATTTTACAATTTTTCGCGTTTGCAAAAGGAGAGCTGGTACCCGGCGGTAAAAACGACCGATTTTACCTGGATCGGAGAACATACCATCGACACGTTCCAAGGGCAAGTCTCCGTCTTGAGTTTCGCAAGAAAAATCTACTCCAGCAAAGATGAATATAAAGGGCTGATCGTAATAAACGTGAAGGCATCCGCGATCCGGAGTCTGATTCAGGCCGGATCGGATTCCGCTAACCGCATGCTGTTTAATTCCGGGGGGAATCTCCTCGTCGGGGTGGGCCAGCCTATCGCGGAAAACATCTCGACTTATATAAAAGATCCGATAAGCGGAGCCGGAAGCCTACGAATCGATGCAAAGAATCACCAACGATATTTGCTCGCCTGGTCCAAAATGTTCAATTCGGATTGGACGTTAACTGAAATTACGCCATGGAGGAAAGTGACCAGCGGGAGCTTCAAACTGGCGAAACTATTATTGTTGATCGGCCTCTCCACGATTCTCATTACAATCGCCATTAGCTTATCGATTTCGAGGCAGCTTCTTAAGCCGCTCCGGATCCTAGTTCAGGCGATGGGGATATACGCATTCGACAGCACTAAAGTGTTCCTGCCCGATGATTACCGAAATGAATTCGGTTATTTGTTTAACAGCTACCGCAGGCAAATGGAACGCATCGACGAACTATACAAAGCGCTTGAAGTGCAGCACAGCCGTCAGCGCGAGGCTGAAGTGAAGGCGCTTCAAGCCAATATTAATCCACATTTTCTGTATAACACCCTTGATCAAATCAATTGGATGGCCATGCAGGAAGGACAACATAAGATCAGTAACATTCTTGAGCTGACAGGGCAAATGTTTCGAATCGGGCTTTCCAACGGAGAGAGTCTTATTCCGATCGCCGACGAGCTTCGGCATGTGGAGTGCTATCTCCGCATTCAACAGCTTCGCTGGGAGGAAGGGCTTGATTATGAAGTCCGGGTTCCGGAATCGTTAATGACTTCTTTGATCCCGAAAATCACCTTGCAGCCATTCGTAGAGAATGCCATCCTTCACGGCTTCCACGGCCGCAGCAGTGGGTTCATCCTTATCGAAGCCTTTTCGTCCGATAGCGGAATTACGATCCGGATAATGGATGACGGAAGAGGTTTTCAGGTCAACGGGCCGGAAAACCGCAAAAAGGTAAAAGGAGGGTACGGGATTCGAAACGTACGCGAGCGTATTGATGCTTTATTTGGCCGTTCGTTTGGCGTAACTATTGAAAGCGCATTCAATAGTGGAACTGTTATTTCGGTTTCGATTCCTTTACTGAGCCAGCCGACGACTTCATCATGA